In a single window of the Drosophila miranda strain MSH22 chromosome XL, D.miranda_PacBio2.1, whole genome shotgun sequence genome:
- the LOC108154480 gene encoding plasminogen receptor (KT) isoform X1 yields the protein MGATASRKKTPGSGHPEHDDPAYRRCQELKMERWIQMHYQIKQREQALAIAQHRELFYWLGGFYLSAIYGGASYYQRTKRLSVLAPLLPLSFVMGYYTDWAYGSKLHRIQAEANMIMEHEQELLHWPGGLPSVASIDEARMENEMEKKMHPHHM from the exons ATGGGCGCCACGGCCTCGAGAAAGAAAACCCCCGGCAGTGGCCATCCCGAGCACGACGACCCAGCCTACCGCCGCTGCCAAGAGCTCAAG ATGGAGCGCTGGATACAGATGCACTACCAGATCAAGCAGCGGGAACAGGCCTTGGCCATTGCCCAGCACAGGGAGCTCTTCTACTGGCTGGGCGGCTTCTACCTGAGTGCCATCTATGGCGGTGCCAGCTACTATCAGCGAACGAAACGCCTCTCGGTGCTGGCCCCACTCCTGCCACTCTCCTTCGTCATGGGCTACTACACGGACTGGGCGTACGGCAGCAAGCTGCATCGCATTCAAG CCGAGGCCAACATGATAATGGAGCACGAACAGGAGCTGCTGCATTGGCCGGGCGGCCTGCCATCGGTGGCGAGCATCGATGAGGCGCGTATGGAGAACGAAATGGAAAAGAAAATGCATCCGCATCACATGTAG
- the LOC108154480 gene encoding plasminogen receptor (KT) isoform X2: MERWIQMHYQIKQREQALAIAQHRELFYWLGGFYLSAIYGGASYYQRTKRLSVLAPLLPLSFVMGYYTDWAYGSKLHRIQAEANMIMEHEQELLHWPGGLPSVASIDEARMENEMEKKMHPHHM; encoded by the exons ATGGAGCGCTGGATACAGATGCACTACCAGATCAAGCAGCGGGAACAGGCCTTGGCCATTGCCCAGCACAGGGAGCTCTTCTACTGGCTGGGCGGCTTCTACCTGAGTGCCATCTATGGCGGTGCCAGCTACTATCAGCGAACGAAACGCCTCTCGGTGCTGGCCCCACTCCTGCCACTCTCCTTCGTCATGGGCTACTACACGGACTGGGCGTACGGCAGCAAGCTGCATCGCATTCAAG CCGAGGCCAACATGATAATGGAGCACGAACAGGAGCTGCTGCATTGGCCGGGCGGCCTGCCATCGGTGGCGAGCATCGATGAGGCGCGTATGGAGAACGAAATGGAAAAGAAAATGCATCCGCATCACATGTAG